From the genome of Planctomycetia bacterium:
GCCCGAGCAGTTCATGCCGGACGACTTTCGCGCAGCCTACGTTCCACACTTGGGCGAAGCATTGGCCCGAGCGAGTGTCGCACAGGGCTCCGGCCTGGTCCCTCTGACGCTCACTTCCGGCGAGAAGCAAGGCATCCTCCATTTGCTGTGGCCTGCGTCGCAGCCCCAGGAGCTTTTCAACCCTCCCAAAGCCCCGGAACCGGCCGCTGAGCCCTCGCCGCCTCCGGTCGTGGTTGCTTCGCCTCCGCCAGCACCTGTCGAGCCCAAGCCGCAGCCCGTGGCGGCGCCGCATGCACCGGCGTTTGGCGGCTTGCCAACTTACACGCGAAGCTTGCTGCGAATTCAGGTTCCGGTGCTGGTGACGCTGGCTCACAAGCGGCAGTCGCTCAACAAAGTGGTCGAATTGCGGCCAGGCGCGATTATCCAGTTCAACAAATCCTGTGAGGAAATGCTGGAGCTCGAGGTCAACAACCAAGTGATCGCCGAAGGAGAATGCGTCAAAACCGGCGACAAATTCGGCCTGCGGATTACCGCCATGAAGCCGCCGGAGGAGCGATTTAAGACGGTCCGCAAGAGCGGTTGAACTGATACTTGCTTTACGCACGCCGCGCCGCTCACCCTTGACCCTGTCTTGCCCAGTCTCTACAAACGGTACAGGCCCCCACGCACTACTCAGACGAGATGATCGCCGCCGATGATGCCTGAGAGAAGTTGCGCAAAGGGGAATGCAATGCTGAGCTTGGATTCGCCGGAACTGCACAAGCTGGTCCAGCCGCTTCGCCGGCCGGACAATGCCACAAATTGGCTCTATCTGGCGATCGACTACGCCTCGCTGATCGTGGTGATGGGCGGCACGATCGCGTTCTGCCAGATGCACCAGGAGTGGGGTTTTTCCTCATTTTGGCTCGCACCTGTTGTCCTCGCGGCAGTCTGTCTCGTGGGGGCGCTGCAACATCGCCTGGCGGGTCTCGGGCATGAAGGCGCGCACTACATCCTGTTTCGCAATCGAAAGCTGAACGAGGCGGCCTCCGACCTGCTCTGCATGTTTCCTTTGTTCTCCACGACGGAACAGTACCGGCAGATTCATCTCGGGCATCACGAATACGTGAATGACTGGGAACGTGATCCGGAACTGTTAAACCTCGGGCACACGCGGATGATGGATCGCTTCCCGATGACCAAACGGGAATTCCTCTACCACTTCACCGTCGCGCTGCTGATCCCCAAGCGGTTGCTGCGCTACATGTGGGACAACATTTACGTCACCGCCGTCGGCAACGGCGTGCATCCTTACAATTTGCCGGCCGGGCAAGGACCCCCACTGCTGTTCGGGCTGTTCCGCATCACTTCGGTGCTGGGGATCGGCTATTTGGCGGTGATGATCGTCCTGATGGGTTACTTGAGCCACTTCGGAACGACGTTCAGCATGACGGCCACTCCATTGGCCATGCTGGCGGTGGCTGGTGCATGCATTTGGGCGTTGCCGATTCAGTGGTTTTTCAGCTCGCGGATTCGCCCGGTCTACTCCAACAAGATCACCAGCTTCCTGCGGTTGAGTTATCTCACTGCGATGGAATGCGTGCTGGCCTGGTCATTTTTTCTGACCGGCTTCGAGTGGGGCGTCTATTTCTGGCTGCTTTGGATGTTGCCGTTGTTCACGGTCTTCCCATACTTGATGCTGCTGCGCGACTTGTTCCAGCATGCCAATGCCGACGACGGCCGCTTGTCCAACAGCCGCGCAATTCTGTGCCACCCGGTGCTGCGTTGGGCGATGTTCATCTATGGCCAGGACTTGCACGTCACGCATCACCTGTTCCCGTTCGTCCCGCACTTCCGCTTGCCGGCGCTGCACCGACTGCTCATGGCGAAGTGCGACGAATATTCCCGCGAAGTGGTCGAAACGCAGGGCCTCTTGCGCGGCAATCGGGCGCTCCCGACGCTGCTCGACGTCATCGCCCCCAAGGCCAACGCCGGGCACTAAGGACGGCCGCGCGATCTACGTGCAGGGCGCCACTGGCGGCTTGTCCGTCTGTGGCGGAGTGGGGTCGCCACCGCTGAACCCGTGCCGCATTCATGGGCGCCGCAAATGCCTGATTTTTCCTGAGCTTGCTTTGTTGCGGCAGTCAATTGGTTAGATCAGAATCGTGGAGCCGTACTGGCCAAACCCGCGATACCCTGTTGATTTTCAAAGCGAGGCGCATCCATGCTGGGCACTTCTTCTCGACGGCGTTGGCTTCGGGATGCGGCACTGCTGACGGTCGGTGCGGCGTTGCCCGCGCGGCTCCATCGAATGGCTTCGGCGATCGAGCCGCTCCAGCGCGTGGGGGGCGCGAAGTTCAAATTCAGCTTGGCCGCGTACAGCTACCGCGACTTGCTGACCGGCGACTCGCCCAAGTTGACGCTGGAGGATTTCATTCGCGACTGCGCGACAATGGGGCTCGAAGGAACGGAACTCACCTCGTATTACTTCCCTCCGGAACCGTCGAACGAGTACCTCGTCAAGCTGAAGCGGCTGGCATTCGAACTGGGCTTGGACGTCTCCGGCACAGCCGTCGGCAACGACTTTTGCTATCCGCCGGGTGCGGAGCGCGACAAAGAGCTGAACGGCGTGAAGCAATGGATTGGGCATGCCGCGGCGCTTGACGCTCCGGTGATTCGTATTTTTTCCGGCAATGCGAAGGACAGTCAGTCCGACGAAGCGGCGCATCGCCTGGCCGTGGCGGGTATCGAAGAATGTTGCGCCGTCGCGGGCGAGCATGGCGTGATGCTCGCCTTGGAAAATCATGGCGGGCTCACCAATACCGCCGACGGCATGCTGAAGCTGGTTCACGACGTGCAAAGCCCCTGGTTCGGCGTGAATCTGGATACCGGCAATTTCCGCACATCGGATCCCTATGGCGACTTGGCCAGGCTGGCCCCCTTCGCCGTGAACGTGCAGGTCAAGGTGATGATGCAACCCGAGGGCGCCGCCAAGTCACAGGCCGACTACGCGCGGCTGGCGAAAATGCTCGCCGACGTGGGCTACCGCGGGTATATCGTCCTCGAGTTCGAAGAGGACGAGGATCCCCGGGTCGCCTGCCCGCGGCATTTGGGCGAAATGCGCGCGGCCTTTACGCCGCTGGGCTGATTCCAGTCGGCCGGTTCGATCGAAGCGGCTTTCGCGTCGCCAGAGACGCGGGCAAAAGGCGCTGGCTTCGTCTTGAGCCGTGCGGGGCGATCTTCTATGATCCCCGCCGCAATTCAATCTCCGCGGCGGCGCATTGTCCGGCGCGGAACGGCTCCCTCAATCACTTCGCGAGACGCACGGCACGCTATGACCGCAAACGTCCTGCTCACCGGCGGCGCCGGCTACCTTGGATCTGTGCTCGCGCCGGCCCTCTTGGACCGTGGCTTTCATGTCACGGTGCTCGACAACTTCAGCTTCCAGCAGGACTCCCTCCTGGCCTGTTGCGCGAATCCCCGCTTTAGCGTGATTCGTGGCGACACCCGCGACGCCGACGTGTTACGGCGAGGTCTGCGGCATGCCGATATCGTAATTCCGCTGGCGGCGCTCGTCGGCGCGCCGGCCTGCCAGGCCGACCAGACCAATGCCCGGTCGCTGAACCTCGACGCGATCAAATTGCTGCTGTCATTGCGTTCGCCCCGGCAGCGGGTGATCTACCCGACGACCAACTCAGGCTACGGGATCGGCGAGAAAGGCAAGCATTGCACGGAAGAGAGTCCGTTGCGGCCGATCTCGCTATACGGCGTGACCAAGGTCGAGGCCGAGGCGGCGGTGCTGGAAGCTGGCGATACGATCACTTTCCGGCTGGCGACCGTGTTCGGCATGTCGCCGCGGATGCGAATTGATCTGCTGGTTAACGACTTTGTCTACCGCGCGGTGAACGACCGGACCGTCGTGGTGTTCGAGGGGAACGCCAAACGCAACTACATCCACGTCCGCGACGTCGCACGCGCGTTCTTGCACGCGATCGACAACTACCACGCCATGCAAGGCGAGCCGTTCAACGTGGGCCTGAGCGACGCGAATCTCTCCAAGCTGGAGCTTTGCGCGAAGATCAAGGAACACCTCCCGAACTTCGTCTATCTCGAAGCCCCGGTCGGCGAAGACCCTGACAAGCGCGACTACATTGTCTCGAACGCCAAGATCGAGCGCACGGGGTTTCGGCCGGCCCATTCGCTGGACATGGGCATCACGGAGTTGCGCAAAGGCTATGAAATGCTGCGGAACAGCCGATATGGGAATGTAGGGTAGGGAGTCGACGAGCGTCGCAGCAGCGCTCGCCTTTAAGCGTTGTCAATCGGCGTGGTCTGTGAGCGGCCGTCGAATGATCTTGACGGTCTCACGTGCGCCGCCTACTCTCCTGCCGCGCGATGATTCGTGAGACCGCGCGCATGTTCCGTAGCACGTTGCCAACGAGGGCGCAAACGATGGTGGCGGCTGGCTCCATGAGACGCTGGTTTCTGTTCAACCTGCGGCGTGCCGTCGGCACGCAAGTATTGATCGAACGTTTTGTACTTCCCACCGGCGCCGGGATACCGGCACCCGCGCCTGTCGAGTACGCCAGGCAACCGGCGATTCCTAAGTCGCTTGCCTTTCCAGCGGCGACGGAGCCGCCGATGGTCTCGGCCGCGGCCCAGATGCTACGCGATCTGTACACGCGGATTGCGGACGCCTCGCTCTCGGACGAGCAACTTGGTTTTCATAGAGACCAAGTCCCCGTGCTCGTAGATTTGAACGGCGACCTGCTCTGGCTGCCCGGCGATTTGTTGAAGTATGTAACGCACACGCGACAAAACTTCAGCCCGGCCTACATCGTACATCTGCTGGCGGAAACGCCACACTATATGTGGATTCGCGATCGGCTGCGCCCCGGCGATACCGTGCTTGATTGCGGGGCGAATCTCGGCTTGTTTGCGACGATGATGGCCGCCCGCGTGGGGCCGACCGGCGCGGTCCATGCCTTCGAACCGAGTCCGCGCGCACGCCATGATCTGGCGCGTGTCGTGCACCTCAATGAGTTGAGCTGGGTGGTCATCAGCCCGTTCGCGGTCGCCGACAAATGCGGTCAGGCCACCTTCTGCGACGTGCTCGAAAATGACGTGCGACGCGAAGCGAGTCACTTGTCGACCGCCGTGCGCTTCACCGCGAATTTGGCAAAGCAGTCGATCGAAGTGCCGACCATCACGCTCGACCGTTACCTCGCGGAAACAGGCGTCAGGCCGCGACTCGTCAAGATTGACGTGGAAGGCGCGGAACTCGAAGTGCTCGACGGAGCTCGCGATTGTCTGCGTCGTTTCCGGCCGTTGCTGGTGATTGAAATTCATCCGGACGCTCAGACCGGACAATTCGATCATGAACGTCTCAAGCAGCACCTCGTTGAGAACAACTACGCATTCACCACAGACAATCGCGAGTACTACTGCGAGCCGAGATAGCCGATCGGGAGCTGAGCAAACAACCGGATGGCGTGGGATTGTGCGGATCGATAGACCGAGAGGAAAAGCATGCGAGTGTTGATCGCGGATTTCGACCTATTCAAGACCGTGGGCGGCGGGCAGACGTTCTATCGTTCGATCATTCAGAAGAATCCCGGGATTCAGTTCTTCTATCTCTCGCGCCACGAGCCATTGGACGCGCCGCGCCCGACGAACGCCCAGCCGATTCCCTTTCGCGAGCACTACTCCGCCGCTGATTTCCCTAAGTTCTCCGACGCCGTGCCGTTGTGGGCGATGTATGTCGCCGTGCGCGCCAACAACATCGCGCATACGGTCAGCGGCCTGAAATTCGACGTGGTCGACTTTCCCGACTACGAGCAATTTGGCCTGTTCCTGCATCCAGCCTTCGCGCGGCATCAGGTCGAGGTCGGCCGCGTGGCGTTGTCGATGCACGGCCGCATTTCGACCTCGATCGAACTGAACTGGGCCACTGAAGGCGAATGCAATCAGGAACTGGTGGCGCAAGAGGATATGCAGTTTCAGGCGGTCGATCTGCGATACGGACTGAGCCTCAGTTACCTCGACGAGTGGCGCGACAAGTTTGATCTTGCGTCCCACTATTTGAGCCCGTTGCGATTCATCGAGCGGCCCACCCCCAAGACCGTGCGAGTGTCGTCGAAGTCTCCCGACCTGTTGTTCGTGGGTCGCACGGAAAAGCGCAAAGGTCCCGATCTGTTCGTCGACCTGGCGTGGTGGCTGCCGCGCGACTCATTTCGCGACGCGAAGATCATCGGCCCCGAATCCTACGATCCCAATGGCAAAGGCTCCGGCCTCTACCTGTACACGATGGCGAACAATCGCCTGGGCGTCGACCAAGTGGAATTGCTGCCCACGGCGACGCCCAAGCAACTCGACGCGTTGTTTGCGACGCGCGTTCTCGCGATGGTTCCGTCGCGTTACGACACCTTCAACCTCGTGGCGATCGAATCGCTGTTGTCGGGCTGCCCGACGGCGATCGGCAACGGGGCTGGCGTGTGCCGCTTCCTGGAGGAAACATTCCCTGATGTCCCGTTCATCAAGATCGACATCGACAACGCATATGGCGCGATTCCGGAGCTGATTCAAACGCTCGACGACTATGACGCGTATCGCCAGGGATTGGTCGCCTCGCTACGGGACTCGCGACCGGAAGTCGAGGGCCCGGACTTACGGGAGATTTACTCCTCAGCGCGCGCGTTTGACTCGTCGGTTCGTAGCGAGTTGGACGACTGGTATCGCCGGTTGATGGCGCACGAGTTGACGCCCTTTCAGCGCAAGTGCGTAAAGCTGCGATCGAAATCTCGCGACACTATGCGACAAGCCACGCCCGCGGT
Proteins encoded in this window:
- a CDS encoding sugar phosphate isomerase/epimerase family protein translates to MLGTSSRRRWLRDAALLTVGAALPARLHRMASAIEPLQRVGGAKFKFSLAAYSYRDLLTGDSPKLTLEDFIRDCATMGLEGTELTSYYFPPEPSNEYLVKLKRLAFELGLDVSGTAVGNDFCYPPGAERDKELNGVKQWIGHAAALDAPVIRIFSGNAKDSQSDEAAHRLAVAGIEECCAVAGEHGVMLALENHGGLTNTADGMLKLVHDVQSPWFGVNLDTGNFRTSDPYGDLARLAPFAVNVQVKVMMQPEGAAKSQADYARLAKMLADVGYRGYIVLEFEEDEDPRVACPRHLGEMRAAFTPLG
- a CDS encoding FliM/FliN family flagellar motor C-terminal domain-containing protein; translated protein: MSEFVPSIAPEVVAACQAGAGETAPALSRSLDSSIEVTVGEAAVYDPASPDAAWAGPGLAVLLTVGSEGAIALLSESSGLLPGWYQKPDATGTSKLATLAQELGMLLLPEQFMPDDFRAAYVPHLGEALARASVAQGSGLVPLTLTSGEKQGILHLLWPASQPQELFNPPKAPEPAAEPSPPPVVVASPPPAPVEPKPQPVAAPHAPAFGGLPTYTRSLLRIQVPVLVTLAHKRQSLNKVVELRPGAIIQFNKSCEEMLELEVNNQVIAEGECVKTGDKFGLRITAMKPPEERFKTVRKSG
- a CDS encoding fatty acid desaturase, with protein sequence MLSLDSPELHKLVQPLRRPDNATNWLYLAIDYASLIVVMGGTIAFCQMHQEWGFSSFWLAPVVLAAVCLVGALQHRLAGLGHEGAHYILFRNRKLNEAASDLLCMFPLFSTTEQYRQIHLGHHEYVNDWERDPELLNLGHTRMMDRFPMTKREFLYHFTVALLIPKRLLRYMWDNIYVTAVGNGVHPYNLPAGQGPPLLFGLFRITSVLGIGYLAVMIVLMGYLSHFGTTFSMTATPLAMLAVAGACIWALPIQWFFSSRIRPVYSNKITSFLRLSYLTAMECVLAWSFFLTGFEWGVYFWLLWMLPLFTVFPYLMLLRDLFQHANADDGRLSNSRAILCHPVLRWAMFIYGQDLHVTHHLFPFVPHFRLPALHRLLMAKCDEYSREVVETQGLLRGNRALPTLLDVIAPKANAGH
- a CDS encoding NAD(P)-dependent oxidoreductase; amino-acid sequence: MTANVLLTGGAGYLGSVLAPALLDRGFHVTVLDNFSFQQDSLLACCANPRFSVIRGDTRDADVLRRGLRHADIVIPLAALVGAPACQADQTNARSLNLDAIKLLLSLRSPRQRVIYPTTNSGYGIGEKGKHCTEESPLRPISLYGVTKVEAEAAVLEAGDTITFRLATVFGMSPRMRIDLLVNDFVYRAVNDRTVVVFEGNAKRNYIHVRDVARAFLHAIDNYHAMQGEPFNVGLSDANLSKLELCAKIKEHLPNFVYLEAPVGEDPDKRDYIVSNAKIERTGFRPAHSLDMGITELRKGYEMLRNSRYGNVG
- a CDS encoding FkbM family methyltransferase, whose product is MRRWFLFNLRRAVGTQVLIERFVLPTGAGIPAPAPVEYARQPAIPKSLAFPAATEPPMVSAAAQMLRDLYTRIADASLSDEQLGFHRDQVPVLVDLNGDLLWLPGDLLKYVTHTRQNFSPAYIVHLLAETPHYMWIRDRLRPGDTVLDCGANLGLFATMMAARVGPTGAVHAFEPSPRARHDLARVVHLNELSWVVISPFAVADKCGQATFCDVLENDVRREASHLSTAVRFTANLAKQSIEVPTITLDRYLAETGVRPRLVKIDVEGAELEVLDGARDCLRRFRPLLVIEIHPDAQTGQFDHERLKQHLVENNYAFTTDNREYYCEPR